One genomic window of Glycine soja cultivar W05 chromosome 9, ASM419377v2, whole genome shotgun sequence includes the following:
- the LOC114367420 gene encoding NAC domain-containing protein 86-like, with amino-acid sequence MMVVMSENTFFSRSYNKKRKKGRREEKKMSPVGLPPGFRFHPTDEELVNYYLKRKINGQEIELDIIPEVDLYKCEPWELAEKSFLPSRDPEWYFFGPRDRKYPNGFRTNRATRAGYWKSTGKDRRVSCQSRPIGMKKTLVYYRGRAPQGIRTDWVMHEYRLDDKECEDTTGLQDTYALCRVFKKNGICSDIEEQGQCNISLIESSQTIINECETMSPDIPGASSSCLEEEDKDDSWMQFITEDAWYSSNAAMVGSEEVSHVTFTN; translated from the exons ATGATGGTTGTGATGAGTGAAAACACTTTCTTTAGCAGAAGCTAcaataagaagagaaagaagggaagaagagaagaaaaaaaaatgtcaccgGTTGGATTACCACCTGGCTTTAGGTTCCATCCAACCGATGAAGAGCTTGTCAACTATTATCTCAAGAGAAAGATCAATGGCCAAGAAATTGAACTTGATATCATTCCTGAAGTTGATCTCTACAAATGTGAACCATGGGAATTAGcag AGAAATCATTTTTGCCAAGTAGAGACCCAGAGTGGTATTTTTTTGGACCCCGGGATAGGAAATACCCGAATGGGTTTAGGACAAATAGAGCAACTCGTGCAGGGTACTGGAAGTCCACTGGGAAAGACAGAAGAGTTTCATGCCAAAGCAGACCTATTGGCATGAAGAAGACTTTGGTGTACTATAGAGGCAGAGCTCCTCAAGGGATCAGAACTGACTGGGTAATGCATGAGTATCGCCTTGATGACAAAGAGTGTGAAGACACCACTGGATTACAG GATACTTATGCATTGTGTCGTGTGTTCAAGAAAAATGGAATCTGTTCTGATATTGAAGAGCAAGGACAATGTAATATATCACTAATTGAAAGCTCCCAAACCATAATTAATGAGTGTGAAACCATGTCACCTGACATACCAGGGGCATCATCATCATGCTTGGAAGAGGAGGACAAAGATGATTCATGGATGCAGTTCATTACAGAAGATGCATGGTATTCTTCTAATGCAGCAATGGTTGGTAGTGAAGAAGTGTCACATGTTACATTTACaaactaa